A window of Piliocolobus tephrosceles isolate RC106 chromosome 13, ASM277652v3, whole genome shotgun sequence contains these coding sequences:
- the TMEM86A gene encoding lysoplasmalogenase-like protein TMEM86A, protein MVSPVTVVKSEGPKLVPFFKATCVYFVLWLPSSSPSWVSTLIKCLPIFCLWLFLLAHGLGFLLAHPSATRIFVGLVFSAVGDAFLIWQDQGYFVHGLLMFAVTHMFYASAFGMRPLALRTGLVMAVLSSLCYALLYPCLSGAFTYLVGVYVALIGFMGWRAMAGLRLAGADWRWTELAAGSGALLFIISDLTIALNKFCFPVPYSRALIMSTYYAAQMLVALSAVESREPVEHYRLSKAN, encoded by the exons atggTGTCCCCGGTCACTGTG GTGAAGAGTGAAGGACCCAAACTGGTGCCGTTCTTCAAGGCCACCTGCGTGTATTTCGTACTCTGGCTGCCCTCATCTAGCCCGTCGTGGGTCAGCACCCTCATCAAATGCCTGCCCATCTTCTGCCTCTGGCTCTTCCTTCTGGCCCATGGCCTGGGATTCCTGCTGGCCCACCCCAGTGCCACCCGCATCTTTGTGGGGCTTGTCTTCTCTGCTGTAGGTGATGCGTTCCTCATCTGGCAGGACCAAGGATACTTCGTGCATG GTCTGCTGATGTTTGCTGTGACCCACATGTTCTACGCCTCGGCCTTTGGCATGCGGCCACTGGCTCTTCGGACAGGTCTGGTGATGGCGGTGCTGTCTAGTCTGTGCTATGCCCTCCTCTACCCATGCCTCTCAGGTGCCTTCACCTACCTGGTGGGGGTCTATGTGGCCCTTATCGGCTTCATGGGCTGGCGAGCTATGGCAGGGCTGCGGCTGGCCGGGGCAGACTGGCGCTGGACAGAGTTGGCAGCTGGCAGTGGTGCACTCCTCTTTATCATCTCAGACCTGACCATCGCCCTCAACAAATTCTGTTTTCCTGTGCCCTACTCTCGGGCGCTCATCATGTCCACCTACTATGCGGCCCAAATGCTCGTCGCCCTGTCAGCTGTCGAAAGCCGGGAGCCTGTGGAACACTACAGACTGAGCAAGGCCAACTGA